TCCGCTTCCATTTCCTCAATCCACGTCGTGTCTGTAAATCGTTCGGACAGTTTTGTAAGTCCCGCAAGTCCAATAATGGCGACAACAAGAAGTATGGCCATGATCCAAGTCGCTTTTTTATGCCATAACTTCATCCATTCATTTTGTATGAGCTTCAGCAATTTGGCCACCTCCTGTCATTTCTAAGAATTGATCTTCAAGCGTTTTACGATGCGGATTAACCGCGAACAACAGAATCCCTTCCGTCGCCAGTTTTTTCATTAGCCCAGGAATTTGTTCTTTTTCCGCTTCGATAATAAACCCTTCATTAAATAACTCAACCTCAAACCCTTCAGCAACTAAGATACTTTCGACCGCGGACAGAGGTAAAGCTTCGATATAATAATGCGATTTCTTCGTATCTGTCATTTCATCGATATCGATTAACTTTCCATTTTGAATAACCGCAATCCGGTCACACATCAGTTCAATTTCCGATAACATATGACTTGAAACAAAAACCGAAACACCTTCCTCTGATGCAATCTTACGCAAATACATCCGGAACTCACGAATTCCCGCTGGATCCAATCCGTTTGTCGGCTCATCGAGAATCAAAAACTTCGGACGATGCAATAATGCTTGCGCAAGCCCGAGACGCTGCCGCATTCCAAGAGAATACGTTGACACTTTCTCATGAATTCTATTTTGCATGCCAACTTGCGCAATAACCTCGTCAATTCTTGCCTTCGTCACGTTATCATGCATTCGCGCGAAATGTAATAAATTTTTATAACCCGACATGAATTTATACATCTCTGGGTTCTCAACAATAACGCCGACCTTTGAAATACTGCCTTCAAAGTCATCTCTCAACGACTTTCCCTCTATTAATACATCACCTTCTGATGGTTTCATCAACCCGACCATCATCCGGATTGTTGTCGTTTTCCCAGCTCCGTTCGGCCCGAGAAATCCTGTAATTTGACCCGGATACAACGACAAATTCAAATTGTCGATGATTTTTTTCTTCCCAATCGTTTTCGAT
This genomic window from Sporosarcina sp. Marseille-Q4063 contains:
- a CDS encoding ABC transporter ATP-binding protein, yielding MGIKPVVELKNLSKTIGKKKIIDNLNLSLYPGQITGFLGPNGAGKTTTIRMMVGLMKPSEGDVLIEGKSLRDDFEGSISKVGVIVENPEMYKFMSGYKNLLHFARMHDNVTKARIDEVIAQVGMQNRIHEKVSTYSLGMRQRLGLAQALLHRPKFLILDEPTNGLDPAGIREFRMYLRKIASEEGVSVFVSSHMLSEIELMCDRIAVIQNGKLIDIDEMTDTKKSHYYIEALPLSAVESILVAEGFEVELFNEGFIIEAEKEQIPGLMKKLATEGILLFAVNPHRKTLEDQFLEMTGGGQIAEAHTK